From Syngnathoides biaculeatus isolate LvHL_M chromosome 19, ASM1980259v1, whole genome shotgun sequence, a single genomic window includes:
- the mbtps2 gene encoding membrane-bound transcription factor site-2 protease produces the protein MIPVSLLVCVLAGWCAVYLADTLLRSSPTHRIGYESWLARRGLMLSPFHVRWQTTIFNRLFAHCARIHPRVLYLWFSSGVVFGVVAMLASVALLVKTLQQTLAQMTTDNPRIGAQQALQVVVPGVNLPTSHLAYFFLALLLSGVIHELGHAVAALREQVRVNGFGMFVFVVYPGAFVDLFTTHLNIVSPAQQLRIFCAGVWHNFVLCVAALAFLFLLPLFLFPLYSSGAGALVTEVAQGSAADGPRGLSTGDIVTALEECPVAGVEDWNGCLARLSQTPQTGYCVPAAGLQPSWAHGRAFKRLDGTMDCCSNNSLTDLCFSYVKPRTADREYACMPVRKMVTGSHVCRSDRDCDAGLAVCVTPSLQNQTRFIRVAHPPGDHMLFVGYPPHLQHAVSLTNFVPRFGFLHLDLPVFLETFCKYVFSLSGALAVVNSVPCFALDGQWMLNALLEATLAGAVADRQKRELTGFFLLLAGSALLAANVALGLWMVTAR, from the exons ATGATCCCCGTGTCCCTGTTGGTGTGCGTGCTGGCCGGCTGGTGTGCGGTGTACCTCGCAGACACGCTGCTACGG TCGTCGCCGACGCACCGTATCGGCTACGAGTCGTGGCTGGCCAGGCGAGGCCTGATGCTGTCCCCGTTCCACGTCCGGTGGCAGACGACCATTTTCAACCGGCTCTTTGCGCACTGCGCCCGCATCCACCCGCGGGTGCTCTACCTCTG GTTCAGCAGCGGCGTGGTTTTCGGCGTGGTGGCCATGCTGGCGTCGGTGGCGCTGTTGGTGAAGACGCTGCAGCAGACCCTCGCTCAGATGACCACGGACAATCCGCGCATCGGAGCCCAGCAGGCCCTGCAGGTGGTG GTTCCTGGTGTCAACCTCCCCACCAGTCATCTGGCATACTTTTTCCTGGCCCTGCTGCTCAGCGGCGTCATACACGAGCTGGGCCACGCGGTGGCAGCACTGAG GGAGCAGGTGCGCGTCAACGGCTTCGGCATGTTCGTGTTCGTGGTGTACCCCGGCGCCTTCGTTGACCTCTTCACCACGCACCTCAACATCGTGTCGCCCGCCCAGCAGCTGCGCATCTTCTGTGCAG GCGTGTGGCACAATTTCGTGTTGTGCGTGGCGGCGTTGGCGTTCCTCTTCCTGTTGCCGCTCTTCCTCTTCCCGCTGTACTCCAGCGGCGCGGGGGCGCTGGTCACTGAGGTGGCGCAG GGCTCGGCGGCCGACGGGCCCCGGGGCCTCTCGACGGGGGACATCGTGACGGCGCTGGAGGAGTGTCCCGTCGCCGGGGTGGAGGACTGGAACGGCTGCCTGGCTCGCCTCTCTCAAACGCCACAGACGGGATACTGCGTGCCCGCCGCCGGCCTGCAGCCCAGCTGGGCCCACGGGCGAG CGTTCAAGCGACTGGACGGGACGATGGACTGCTGCAGCAACAACAGCCTGACGGACTTGTGCTTCTCCTACGTCAAGCCGCGCACCGCCGACAGAGAG TACGCCTGCATGCCGGTGCGCAAAATGGTGACGGGCAGCCACGTGTGCCGCAGCGACCGCGACTGCGACGCCGGCCTGGCCGTCTGCGTCACGCCCTCCCTGCAGAACCAGACCCGCTTCATCCGGGTGGCGCACCCGCCCGGCGACCACATGCTGTTCGTGGGCTACCCGCCGCATCTGCAGCACGCCG TGAGTCTGACCAACTTTGTGCCTCGCTTCGGTTTCCTGCACTTGGACCTGCCCGTCTTCTTGGAGACGTTCTGCaa GTACGTGTTTTCCCTCTCGGGCGCCCTGGCGGTGGTCAACTCGGTGCCGTGCTTCGCTCTGGACGGCCAGTGGATGCTCAACGCCTTGCTGGAGGCCACCCTGGCCGGCGCGGTGGCGGACCGGCAGAAGCGCGAGCTGACGGGTTTCTTCCTGCTGCTGGCCGGCAGCGCCCTGCTGGCCGCCAACGTGGCGCTGGGCTTGTGGATGGTGACGGCGCGGTAA
- the smpx gene encoding small muscular protein isoform X1, whose protein sequence is MSKPSSNVKALQANLNIPMGALRPGAGHPVRRREETGDTHQQPSDGADTPQEDKKTLPGAVKLPGPAVDLSELQNVKSELRWVTKE, encoded by the exons ATGTCAAAACCTTCATCCAACGTCAAGGCCCTGCAG GCTAATCTGAACATCCCGATGGGGGCTTTGCGTCCGGGGGCGGGACATCCTGtgaggaggagagaggagacGGGAGACACGCACCAG CAGCCGAGCGACGGGGCGGACACGCCGCAGGAGGACAAAAAGACATTGCCCGGCGCCGTCAAGCTGCCCGGCCCGGCCGTCGACCTGTCGGAGCTGCAGAACGTCAAGAGCGAACTGCGATGGGTCACCAAGGAATAG
- the smpx gene encoding small muscular protein isoform X2, whose protein sequence is MSKPSSNVKALQANLNIPMGALRPGAGHPVRRREETGDTHQPSDGADTPQEDKKTLPGAVKLPGPAVDLSELQNVKSELRWVTKE, encoded by the exons ATGTCAAAACCTTCATCCAACGTCAAGGCCCTGCAG GCTAATCTGAACATCCCGATGGGGGCTTTGCGTCCGGGGGCGGGACATCCTGtgaggaggagagaggagacGGGAGACACGCACCAG CCGAGCGACGGGGCGGACACGCCGCAGGAGGACAAAAAGACATTGCCCGGCGCCGTCAAGCTGCCCGGCCCGGCCGTCGACCTGTCGGAGCTGCAGAACGTCAAGAGCGAACTGCGATGGGTCACCAAGGAATAG
- the LOC133492832 gene encoding kelch-like protein 34: MDRYAVLYSSSHRTRLLGRFQRLRSAGRMCDVVLETNGASFPCHRALLASSSDYFWALFGEATAERSACRVELPALTPVGLDVILDFLYSGWLSLSAGTLGDVLEAARYLQVDTAVSICQRYIVDDLGAENCCRYANLAEQHALSDAVEAANFTIAAELATLLRERRGDLLDLNLQSLMVVLEAEEIPTVKEVELVKLALDWLGENGPLPLLQSNLLLSRLRFGLVAPADLARLSHASKAMATPLIRSQVTRALEYHRTGSERPIRQNKQSTLRATDRVLLVGGSSSPDCPQQRVLTFNLKTRTFAPLTSCLPLRLRNHCVCSLGGFLFVVGGEVVSEEDRKPVVTEASNQVWRYDPRFECWQQVESMMQRRTKFACCVANNSIYAIGGQKTPADSGAPAATLASVEFYDLEAGAWRREAPLPGPLHGHACAALQQNIFVSGGLSDNSGAPLIPGQSQSRREVLRWDHAGRLWEKAAPMSIGRFGHRMASVHGYIYAFPGMYEPFSDIERYDPGADHWTRLRPLVAASFGYGMAAMPTGSILVFGGRKWSNGQEVVLKSVLEYEPKKDQWREICQLPRPLTGTECTLLPVPD; the protein is encoded by the coding sequence ATGGATCGCTACGCCGTCCTCTACAGCTCGTCCCACCGGACGCGGCTGCTCGGCCGATTTCAGCGTCTGCGCTCGGCCGGGAGGATGTGCGACGTGGTGCTGGAGACCAACGGCGCCTCCTTCCCGTGCCACCGGGCCCTGCTGGCAAGCTCCAGTGATTATTTTTGGGCTCTTTTCGGGGAGGCCACGGCGGAGAGATCGGCGTGCAGGGTCGAGCTCCCGGCGCTAACGCCTGTCGGCTTAGACGTCATCTTGGACTTCCTGTACTCCGGCTGGCTCAGTTTGTCCGCCGGAACGCTTGGCGACGTTTTGGAGGCGGCGAGGTACCTGCAAGTGGACACGGCCGTTTCCATATGTCAACGCTACATCGTGGACGACCTCGGCGCGGAGAACTGCTGCCGCTACGCTAACTTAGCAGAACAGCACGCGCTTTCTGACGCGGTGGAAGCCGCCAACTTCACCATCGCCGCAGAGCTGGCCACTCTGCTGCGGGAAAGACGAGGCGACCTTCTGGACTTGAACCTCCAGTCGCTGATGGTGGTGCTGGAGGCCGAGGAAATTCCGACAGTCAAGGAGGTGGAGCTGGTCAAGCTAGcgctggattggctgggtgagAACGGGCCCCTCCCACTGCTCCAATCCAACCTGCTGCTAAGCCGCCTCCGCTTCGGCTTGGTTGCTCCGGCCGACCTCGCTCGCCTCAGCCACGCCAGCAAAGCCATGGCCACACCTCTGATAAGGAGCCAGGTGACGAGAGCGCTGGAGTACCACAGAACAGGATCGGAAAGGCCGATCCGGCAGAACAAGCAGTCTACTCTCAGGGCGACCGATCGCGTTCTACTTGTCGGGGGCAGCTCGAGTCCGGATTGTCCGCAGCAGCGGGTGTTGACGTTCAACCTGAAAACCAGGACGTTTGCACCTCTGACTTCCTGTCTGCCGCTGAGACTGAGGAACCACTGCGTGTGCTCCTTGGGTGGTTTCCTCTTCGTggtgggcggggaggtggtgaGCGAGGAGGACAGGAAGCCGGTCGTCACGGAGGCCTCAAACCAGGTGTGGAGGTACGACCCGCGCTTCGAGTGTTGGCAGCAGGTGGAGTCCATGATGCAGAGGAGGACCAAGTTCGCCTGCTGCGTCGCCAATAACAGCATCTACGCCATCGGGGGGCAAAAAACACCCGCCGACAGCGGCGCACCCGCGGCCACACTGGCTTCTGTGGAGTTTTACGACTTGGAGGCGGGGGCGTGGAGGAGGGAAGCGCCCTTGCCCGGGCCGCTCCACGGTCACGCCTGCGCTGCGCTCCAGCAGAACATCTTCGTGTCGGGCGGTCTGTCGGACAACAGCGGCGCCCCCTTGATCCCGGGACAGAGTCAAAGCAGAAGGGAAGTTCTGCGCTGGGACCACGCGGGCAGACTCTGGGAGAAAGCGGCGCCCATGTCCATCGGGAGGTTCGGGCACCGGATGGCGAGCGTCCACGGTTACATCTACGCCTTCCCGGGAATGTACGAGCCCTTCTCCGATATCGAGCGCTACGACCCGGGAGCGGACCACTGGACGCGCCTCAGGCCGCTGGTCGCCGCGTCCTTCGGTTACGGGATGGCGGCGATGCCGACTGGCAGCATCCTGGTTTTCGGCGGGAGGAAGTGgagcaacgggcaggaggtggtgctGAAGAGCGTGCTGGAGTACGAGCCCAAGAAAGACCAATGGAGGGAGATCTGTCAGCTACCGAGACCCCTCACGGGAACCGAGTGCACGTTACTGCCGGTGCCTGATTAA
- the cnksr2a gene encoding connector enhancer of kinase suppressor of ras 2 — translation MALVMEPVSKWTAGQVVDWMKGLDDCLQQYVCVFERGGVCGERLLRISHAELEDLGVTRIGHQELILEAVDLLCALNSGLETESVRTLAHKLGASAKNLQNFISGRRRSSQSESRTSRRLPNDLLTSVVDLITAAKSLLAWLDRSPFAAVADYSVTRNNVIQLCLELTTIVQQDCTVFETENKILHVCKTLSGVCEHIVCVSSDPLVSQSAHLELVHLTNVKASDGLGMYIKSTYDGLHVITGTTEGSPADRCKKIHAGDEVIQVNHQTVVGWQLRNLVGSLRADKGVVSLTLKKRPQSTLSSAPALLKNMRWKPLALQPTRSPGSSSATPSGTPTKTSALQDLYIPPPPMEPYTPRDEPVTLSGDEASRGHSGVAKRSDSPNSFLDQESRRREEDEPVYCTTPTYGRLRPISMPVECNWGGDYEDPAKLQRENRRETSLMRYVGLTGGGGGGVEERVASEDYASHTARPGKRTNDTAKRTKRRSHHSQSPSHYILQANQRESPPRDPASIYHTYQQPSSLQTKTRKKNKGRSLAGLSRRRVSCKALGRGDCEGWLWRKRDAKGYFSHKWKKYWFVLKDNCLYWYINEEDEKAEGFVSLPEFKIDRASECRKKYAFKACHPKVKSFFFAADGVDDMNRWLSRLNMAAVGYAERERLRQEQDYWSESEHEDDATSSPKQDSPPPPYDTYPRPPSMSAYLEGRTTRLSSTETSRSRSSQEDFLCGEPSAAAAEPQYHPGPLGGAAMHGSRRPGGSSSSDVPYRCDPVEYRSSPAGGSSETGSPGRSSSSQRRSWQDLIETPLTEAGLHFLQTGPLEDAVFAEPTPMSAGAVYTLPAPRNAPLPVAMQRLIPMATQGGKPRSFTLPRDGNLHMLLAPPAMEEPHAHGGGSEGASLGDLFRACEQGGVCPLGRESEAKGHSKFRQSFLRRTADPQLNDRLHRLRILSSTLKDREGELALIDRLLARPQLSSAEFQEWKRAYRELFSQAPNEADEPRPEPEREPEPEPGPPLTPSLSHTHSYIETHV, via the exons gcTTGGACGACTGCCTGCAGCAGTACGTGTGCGTGTTTGAGCGCGGCGGCGTGTGCGGCGAGAGGCTGCTGCGGATCAGCCACGCCGAGCTGGAGGACCTGGGAGTGACCCGCATCGGACACCAGGAGCTCATACTGGAGGCCGTCGACCTGCTCTGTGCACTG AATTCCGGCCTGGAGACGGAGAGCGTCAGAACGCTGGCCCACAAGCTGGGCGCCTCGGCCAAAAACCTGCAAAACTTCATTTCAGGCCGGCGTCGCAGCAGCCAATCGGAGAGCAGGACGTCGCGGCGGCTCCCCAACGACCTGCTCACGTCCGTGGTCGACCTCATCACCGCCGCCAAGAGCCTGCTGGCGTGGCTTGACAG GTCTCCGTTTGCTGCGGTGGCAGATTACTCGGTGACCCGAAATAACGTCATCCAGCTCTGCCTGGAGCTCACCACCATTGTGCAGCAG gactgCACGGTGTTTGAGACGGAGAATAAAATCCTGCATGTG TGCAAGACTCTGTCCGGGGTGTGCGAGCACATCGTGTGCGTGTCGTCGGACCCGCTGGTGTCTCAGTCGGCCCACCTGGAGCTGGTCCACCTCACCAACGTCAAAGCCTCAGACGGCCTG GGAATGTACATCAAGTCGACCTACGACGGCCTTCACGTGATCACGGGGACAACGGAGGGG TCTCCGGCCGACCGCTGTAAGAAGATCCACGCGGGAGATGAAGTCATCCAAGTCAATCACCAGACTGTG GTGGGCTGGCAGCTGCGCAACCTGGTGGGTTCTCTGCGGGCCGACAAGGGCGTGGTGTCCCTGACGCTGAAGAAGCGGCCGCAGAGCACGCTCAGCTCGGCCCCGGCGCTGCTCAAGAACATGCGCTGGAAGCCGCTGGCCCTGCAG CCAACCAGGAGCCCGGGCAGCAGCTCGGCCACGCCGTCAGGCACCCCCACCAAGACCTCGGCCCTCCAGGACCTTTACATTCCACCTCCGCCCATGGAGCCATATACGCCCAG AGACGAGCCAGTCACCTTGTCCGGAGACGAGGCGTCTCGCGGCCACAGCGGCGTGGCCAAGCGATCCGATTCGCCGAACTCTTTCCTAGATCAAGAATCCCGGCGGCGAGAAGAGGACGAGCCGGTTTACTGCACCACGCCGACGTACG GCAGGCTCAGGCCCATCTCCATGCCCGTGGAGTGCAACTGGGGGGGCGACTACGAAGACCCCGCCAAGCTTCAGCGCGAAAACCGCAGAG AGACGTCGCTGATGCGTTACGTGGGCCtgacgggcggcggcggcggtggggtgGAGGAGCGGGTCGCCTCCGAGGACTACGCCTCCCACACGGCGCGCCCGGGCAAGCGGACCAACGACACGGCCAAACGCACCAAAAGGCGGAGTCACCACAGTCAGAGCCCCTCCCACTATATCCTGCAAGCCAATCAGCGAGAGTCGCCACCCAGAGACCCCGCCTCCATTTACCAC ACGTATCAACAGCCCTCATCACTGCAGACAAAGACCCGAAAGAAGAATAAAG GGCGAAGTTTGGCCGGCTTGAGTCGCCGGCGCGTTTCCTGCAAGGCGCTGGGCCGTGGCGACTGCGAGGGCTGGTTGTGGCGCAAGAGAGACGCCAAGGGTTACTTTTCTCATAAATGGAAGAAGTATTGGTTTGTTCTGAAGGACAACTGCCTGTACTGGTACATCAACGAAGAG GATGAGAAAGCAGAGGGCTTTGTCAGTCTTCCAGAATTTAAAATCGACCGTGCCAGTGAATGCCGAAAGAAGTA TGCATTCAAAGCGTGCCACCCCAAGGTCAAGAGCTTCTTCTTTGCAGCCGACGGCGTGGACGACATGAACAG GTGGTTGAGTCGACTCAACATGGCCGCCGTGGGCTACGCGGAGCGAGAAAGGCTTCGCCAAGAGCAAG ATTACTGGAGCGAGAGCGAGCACGAAGACGACGCCACCTCCAGCCCCAAACAGGACAGCCCCCCGCCTCCATACGATACCTACCCGCGGCCCCCGTCG ATGAGCGCTTACTTGGAAGGCCGGACGACGCGACTGTCTTCCACCGAGACGTCCCGTTCCCGCTCGTCCCAGGAGGACTTCCTTTGTGGCGaaccctccgccgccgccgccgagccgCAGTACCACCCCGGCCCTTTGGGCGGCGCCGCCATGCACGGCAGCAGGAGGCcgggcggcagcagcagcagcgacgTGCCGTACAGATGCGACCCTGTGGAG TACCGCTCCAGTCCCGCAGGAGGAAGCAGCGAGACCGGCTCCCCTGGCCGGTCGTCCTCCTCTCAGAGACGCTCCTGGCAGGACTTGATCGAGACGCCGCTGACGGAGGCCGGACTGCACTTCCTTCAGACGGGACCGCTCG AGGACGCCGTCTTCGCCGAGCCGACGCCGATGTCGGCCGGGGCCGTTTACACGCTCCCCGCGCCGAGGAATGCACCGTTGCCCGTGGCGATGCAGAGGCTGATCCCTATGGCAACGCAAGGAGGGAAACCCCGCAGCTTCACGCTGCCACGCGACGGCAACCTACACATGCTGTTGGCGCCGCCCGCCATGGAGGAACCGCACGCGCACGGCG GTGGCAGCGAGGGGGCGTCGCTGGGCGACCTGTTCCGGGCGTGCGAGCAGGGCGGCGTGTGTCCGCTCGGCCGGGAGTCCGAGGCCAAAGGTCACTCCAAGTTCAGGCAGTCCTTCCTGCGGCGAACCGCCGACCCGCAGCTCAACGACCGTCTGCACCGCCTCCGCATCCTGAGCTCCACGTTGAAG GACAGAGAGGGGGAGCTCGCGCTGATTGACAGGTTGTTGGCCCGCCCCCAGCTGTCGTCCGCAGAGTTCCAGGAATGGAAGCGAGCTTATCGGGAGCTCTTCTCGCAGGCGCCGAACGAGGCCGACGAGCCCCGACCCGAGCCCGAGCGCGAACCGGAGCCCGAGCCCGGGCCGCCGTTGACCCCCTCGCTCTCCCACACGCACTCTTATATCGAGACGCACGTCTGA